The Eurosta solidaginis isolate ZX-2024a chromosome 4, ASM4086904v1, whole genome shotgun sequence genome includes a window with the following:
- the LOC137250219 gene encoding T-complex protein 1 subunit eta-like: MFCAVHVPEEDWKRRMKACGGAVMTTANDINSSVLGQCDYFEERQVGGERFNIFQGCVNARTSTLILRGSVKQFLEETELRYILL; encoded by the exons atgttctgtgctgttcatgtaccagaagaagattggaaacgtagaatgaaagcttgtggtggtgctgttatgactacagctaatgatattaattcaagtgttttgggtcaatgtgattactttgaagaacgtcaggttggtggtgaacgtttcaacattttccaag gttgcgttaatgctagaacaagtacattgattttacgtggcagtgttaaacaatttttggaagaaactgagcttcgttacattctgctataa